Genomic DNA from Parambassis ranga chromosome 5, fParRan2.1, whole genome shotgun sequence:
tggagacgtacaggtcttggATAGATGGCAAGCTGCAGCctatcaccttctcagcagagcgcacaacacgctgcagtctgtgcctgtccctggcagtggccccagcgtaccacactgatggaggaggtgaggatggactcaatgatggccgtgtagaactgaaccatcattctggctggcaccttgagtttcctcagctgccgcaggaagtacatcctctgctgggcctttttgatgagggagctgttGGTGAGCttccacttgaggtcctgggtgatggtggtacccaggaagcggaaagagtccactgtggggtgtctgtcagggtgagggggggtgatggagctggcactttccaaAAGTCTacagtcatctccactgtctttgggcattcagctccagcttgttgtcagcacaccagaaCACCACAcggtccagatgctgcaggaggtagtgaagagccaggttgacagcatcgtccacagatctattggctctgtaggcgaactgcaggggggctgtgatggtcttgaggtgggacagtaccaggcgctcaaaggacttcatgactacagacgtcagtgccacaggtctgtagtcattaagaccagtgatccttggcttcttgggaactggagGATTTGAaaaggctggcacatggcatgactccagagagatgttaaagatgtctgtgaacaCGAGTCAGCTCGTGCTCCATGTTCCATGctttgcctctgcatttgttttttgtctttaattTCCACCTAGAATCTCATTGACCGTAGTAGTTTTGTTCTGATAAATTCTAAGTTGTATTTATCGTTTtgttaaatacatgtttttgaataaaaatacaaacaaaagtaACCGTTACCCcaattgtttttaatattttgtattACATTTGCAATACCATCGTATGTTCATTACACCCCGATCAAAACGGTGTTACTGCTGGTGTGACAAACTAGTTTATAATTTTAGTTTATCGTACAATTCTTTGGGTAACACAGCTGTACTGCTCTGAGttgtgtcaccttcagaagtactCGGACGACAGCCATAGTTGGGTGTGTGGAGAATGGACgggaggatgagtacagggACCTTGTGGAGTAATTTGTCAGGTGGTGTGGGGagaatcacctgcagctgaacgtgGCCAAGACAAAGGAAATGGTGGTGGACTACAGCAGGGAAAAGCCCCCGCCCTGCCCAGTCTGTATCAAtgggaaagatgtggacataGTCTCATCTTACAAGTTACTGGGGgtccaactggacaataaactggagtggtctacaaacactgaggctgtgtacaagacgggcatgagcagactgtacttcctgaggagactcaggtccttcaatgtctgcagcagtatgctccacatgttctaccagtctgtcatggcgagcaccatctttgctgtggtgtgctggggatcaggcattaaagcaaaggatgccaacagactggacaaattCATCAAAAAggcaccctctccacaacactgtggacagactgagaagcagcttcagcaacagactcctgctgccccgctgctctaagtgcagtacaggaagtcattcctgccacCCGCCACCAGACTctataactcatctgtgacagagctgtgctcacaaacgtggactaaagcatcatcacaggtgcatttcaaactgctcagttacattaactgtgtttttatgcttctatCTTCCCCCTTGatctgctatgtgtgtgtgtatgatattctttctctgttgctgtcatgtgtgtgtatgtgtatgtaagagttttttctgtgtttattatatttatccttttaatgctgctactacaactcaatttccccacggggattaataaagtaaatcttaatcttaattatcAAATTATTATAGGTGTTGCAGTAATACTGAAATGTCATGTCTAACAACATGAATTATTAAAGCAGGCTTTAAGTGACATTTTCCatggtgggggaaaaaaaacaggtgccaACCAGTCACAGTCAGGAAGTTTACTTCTTTGCTGGTCGAGCTGAACGTGTGTTGAAAACAGTCTCTCCTCCTGACTTTGCTCCACTGAACACAGACGGAGCTGCTTTACCCATTttctctgtggaaaaaaagaatcaacaaTCAAAATAAGCCTCTGTGAATGAGGCTGCGAAAAGTTTGGTAGGCTGTTGATATTCACTTTGTAaacattactgtgtgtgtgagagagtggaTGGAACTCTCCCATCATTACAGcctttctttcctctctgtatatggagtggaaacttcagcatcATGAGAAACCCCCCTTATTAAATTCACTCCCATAATGTGATCTTAGCTTAACCAGACACTGAAAGCTGTTTCTTCTTTATGGCCTGCAAGTCTAgtggtctgtttgtgtctggGTGTGCATGTCCTCACCACATTCCTGCATTACTTGAAATGTCTTGCCCTTCACAGCCCCACTAGTACCCAGTTTGTCCTTTGCTTCAGCCAGGTCTTCGTCTTTCACCTCAAGACGCTGCGTTTGTTCATCCTCCTGCCCAGGCTGAAGGACAAGAGAAAGAGATGTCTGCAGCAATGCcttaaaacagaaaataaatgtagTTATGAAAGCTCAAAGAGTAGCCTTACTTGAGACATgatggttgttgaagacacCCTGAAAGAaaacctcctctctgtgtcagctggttctctttttctcttgtaGCTCCAGTCCAAACACACTCATATATACACAGCCTGGCAGTGATTCACCAGTGGACAATAAATCTGTTCTCAAGACTAATAAATGATGTAATGGGTGAACAAACTCCTCCTTTTTCCATTTTATATGGTCTGATCTTTCAGTAGAACATGATGAAATCACTGCTTCAACATgtcccaaaaaaagaaaaaaaaggatgcagGAAGCTGACAAATGTTTCTTCCCTGTCTCTATTGCAGATGCTTACTATGAACACAGATACCGAAGTAGGCTAAGCAAAGTGAAATCAAAGTTCAGACTCAAAGGATAAGTATTCTACATGATTGTGCAAACCATACCAGTACACATCTACAGTATGTATGTACATACATGGATGAAAGGAGAATATAGGGTAAAGGAATGTCATCTCCACCCCTTCCTGTTCATTTACTATAATTACATCATTATTCAGCCTCTAGGGGCCCTCAGTTCTGAGGCAAATAGTACAGAATAAAGACAAGCAAATAAGCAAATAGCAGTATAAAAACACTCTAAGATCACTAATAGGGGGGAAAAACTATACGTTTCTTTGTAGCCAACAATTCCTCCAAAAAGCAGCAAGTATTTTGACTATTTCTGCTCCTCCTTAACATTTCTGTTTTCACCAGGACATCGTTATATTTTACATGCTTGTAGAAAAGCCATTCATTCTCTCCTAATCAACTAGAaaatttataattttttttataaaatttatatttttatttatttatagactTAACAGATTTCATAGTATATTTGGTTGTTTGTATGGTACTGGCTTTGTGAATAATGAGCATGTCACAGAGAATGTTGCACATTTGCCACAACACATTTTCTCTATTCAAATAAGAGTCAtgctttaataaaacaaaacacacggTAATAAAAAGAGTTTTAttaaaatacattcatttttCACCCATGTCATACTGTATCTTCATACTTCTATGTACAACATAGAAGTACTAaaggacacacactgatttacaTATTCACAATTATAACTGTCCTAGGCTTAATTTAGGCGTGTTTTCTTCTGTATTGGGGTAACAGCTGAGTCTTCACAAACTGAATGAGCTGAGTCTCAGTAAGAAGAACCGCAACAAGCACACCGAGCAGACACAATGCACCCACACCTATATGGGCCAGCCTCGGCCACCAGCCACTGTCACAGCAGAGAATGACCTGCAAGCAGAGACACCCAAGTTAGGACCATTGGTTCCCACAGTATTCAAAACAGAATGATTACTATTGATTTTATTGATTCCCTGGTACCTCAGAAATTGCTGTGACCACTGCACTGACAGTGAGTGTGAGAAGCAGGAGTGGGGAGGGCAACAGGCCTCGCAGAGGTCTCCACTGGCTGAACTGGAAGTAATGTTGTATGTAAAGCAGGCTGTGTAAGATGCGGAGGCCCATGTTAAGACAGTTTGCCAGTATGAAGCCAACACTGCCAGCCCACCATGTCAGCATGTAGGACAGAAAAAGGAAGGATACAGACAGAGCCAGCATGACCAGGTTATACCTGCAGGCagaacaaacacatgaaacacatttaAGAGGTTGTATGCATGCTGTGTAATATTTAGGTCTGTGTTTAAGTCCACATTCTTACTTGTCAACCTCTTTTTGGCTCATTGCAGCAAACACAAAGCACTCTGTAACACCATTTACAGCCAGCAAGAGGACGTAGCAGCTGTACCAGCGCAGTAAACTGGGCCCTTAAACATAGTTAACAAAAACCGTATTAAACTTAAACTACCCAACAAAAAAGAATTTGATAGGTTGGAATGTGGCTCACTTACCTGCACCACTACTCAGCAGAGAGCCACCATAAATATCCAGAGCCAAGTGAGAATAGGCATAGCCAAACACAGTGATAATCAGACCGATCACCAATACCAGCTTCAGCAGGCACTCAAGGACCTCTGCTGCAATAGCGACTTCCTCCTACGCACAACAAGAGGAGGACAAGATCA
This window encodes:
- the LOC114435424 gene encoding uncharacterized protein LOC114435424 isoform X1, whose translation is MSQPGQEDEQTQRLEVKDEDLAEAKDKLGTSGAVKGKTFQRKWVKQLRLCSVEQSQEERLFSTHVQLDQQRSKLPDCDWLAPVFFPPPWKMSLKACFNNSCC
- the LOC114435424 gene encoding musculoskeletal embryonic nuclear protein 1-like isoform X2: MSQPGQEDEQTQRLEVKDEDLAEAKDKLGTSGAVKGKTFQVMQECEKMGKAAPSVFSGAKSGGETVFNTRSARPAKK